The DNA sequence ATGGTCAACTCATGGCAATCCATTTCACTGAAGGGCAGCAAGTTTCAGCCGGAGATTTACTGGCAGAGATAGACCCGCGTCCTTATCAGGTTGCAGTACAACAAGCTGAGGGACAACTGGCGAAAGACCGGGCTACGCTGGCTAATGCCAGACGGGATCTGGCGCGTTACAGCCAACTGGAAAAAAATAAGCTGGTCTCCCAACAGGAAATGGATACCCAACGCGCCTTAGTCAGTGAAACAGAAGGAACACTGAAAGTAGATGAAGCTAACGTCGCCAGTGCGCAATTAAATCTTACCTATACACGTGTCACCGCGCCCATCGCCGGGCGGATTGGATTGAAACAGGTTGATGTGGGCAACTATATTACCAGCAGTGACACTACCGGTCTGCTGGTTATCACGCAAACTCACCCGGTTGATCTGCTGTTCACTTTGCCAGAAAATAACATTGCCACACTGCAAACCGCGCGTAAAAGCAATGACACATTAACTGTCGAGGCGTGGAATCGGGACAACAGTGCGTTGCTTGCCAGTGGCAGCCTGATAAGCATTGATAATCAAATTGATACCACCACCGGAACCATCAAAGTAAAAGCCCGCTTTGATAATCAGGATGATAGTTTATTCCCTAATCAGTTTGTCAACGCACGTCTTAAAGTTAACACGCTCAATAATGCCCGGGTAATACCGGTTTCCGCCTTACAAATGGACAGTGACGGCCATTTTGTGTGGGCAGTCAACGATGAAAACAAGGTGAGCAAAAAGCGGGTTACCGCCGGGATACAGTACCAGCGTGAAGTGGTTATTACTGCCGGTGTTGATGTCGGTACTAAGGTGGTGACTGACGGCATCGACCGTCTGACAGAAGGGGCTAAAGTAGAGATCATCGTGCCACAAGCGACTCCGGACGTTACACCGACAATCAAGGCGACAGGAGCCAAACGCTAATGGAGCTCACGCCTTCAGAAAATCGTGGTGGTCCATCACGATTGTTTATTCTTCGCCCTGTTGCCACCACCTTGTTGATGGTGGCGATTCTGCTGGCGGGTATTCTGGGTTATCGCGCACTGCCCGTCTCAGCACTGCCTGAAGTCGATTATCCGACAATCCAGGTCGTTACGCTCTATCCGGGAGCCAGCCCGGATATCACGACTTCCTCGATAACTGCCCCACTGGAAAAACAATTCGGCCAGATGTCAGGGTTGAAACAGATGGCGTCACAGAGCTCCGGCGGAGCCTCGGTCATTACGCTGCAATTCCAGCTCTCATTACCCCATGATGTGGCGGAACAGGAAGTTCAGGCTGCGATTAACGCAGCGAGTAATTTGTTACCCTCGGATCTGCCCAACCCTCCGGTTTACAGTAAAGTGAACCCTGCCGATCCGCCTGTCCTGACACTGGCTGTCACAGCCAGCAGTCTGCCAATGACCCAGGTTGAGGATATGGTAGAGACGCGGATTGCACAAAAGATCTCCCAGGTTTCGGGTGTCGGTCTCGTCACCCTTTCTGGCGGTAATCGTCCCGCGGTACGGGTGCAATTTAATGCTCAGGCTATCGCCTCCCGAGGGCTTGACAGTGAAACGATTCGCAGCGCTATAACCAGCGCCAATGTTAACTCCGCTAAGGGGAGTATTGATGGCCCTGAGCGCTCAATCACCTTAGCCGCCAACGACCAGATGAAATCCGCTGAGGATTATCGCAGGTTGATTGTAGCCTACCAGAATGGGGCACCTGTCCGTCTCGGAGATGTAGCAACGGTAGTTCAGGCCGCGGAAAACAGTCGCCTGGGGGCATGGGCAAATCAAAAACCCGCGATTATACTCAATGTACAACGGCAACCCGGTGCAAATATCATTACCACTGCCGACAGTGTCCGGCAGATGTTACCCACATTGACAGCCTCTCTGCCACGCTCTGTCGATGTCCAAATCCTCTCTGACCGCACCACCAATATCCGTGCCTCTGTCGCCGATGTACAACTCGAACTGGCACTGGCACTTGCGTTGGTGGTCATGATAATTTATTTGTTTCTGCGAAATGTTCCGGCAACCATCATTCCGGCTGTCGCAGTCCCGTTATCTCTGATCGGTACCTTTGCTGCCATCTATTTTCTCGGCTTTTCGATTAACAATCTGACCTTAATGGCACTGACCATCGCAACCGGGTTTGTGGTAGATGACGCGATCGTGGTGATAGAGAACATTTCACGCTATATCGAAAAAGGTGAAAAACCACTACAGGCGGCCCTCAAGGGGGCGGGAGAGATTGGTTTCACTATCATCTCGTTAACTTTTTCCCTGATTGCAGTACTGATTCCGCTGCTGTTTATGGGAGATATTGTAGGACGTCTGTTTCGGGAGTTTGCCGTGACACTGGCGATTGCCATTCTTATTTCGGCAGTGGTCTCCCTGACGCTCACACCAATGATGTGTGCCAGAATGCTGAGTGTCGAATCTTTACGGCGGCAAAATCGCTTTTCCCGCGCCAGTGAAGCCTTTTTTGAAGCCATCATTTCCCGCTATGGCCAATTGCTGAAGCGCGAACTACGCCATCCCTGGGCGACCTTATCCGTCGCTGTTGGCACGATGATGCTGACTGTGTTGCTCTGGATAATTATCCCTAAAGGTTTTTTCCCGGTACAGGATAATGGGATTATTCAGGGCACACTCCAGGCACCGCAAAGCGTATCATGGGCGGCGATGGCTGAACGCCAGCAACAAGTCAGTGCGTTTATTATGGCCGACCCGGCTGTGGAGAGTGTCACGACCTTTGTCGGGGATGATGGGGTTAATCCGGCATTGAACAGCAGCAAGCTGCAAATCAATTTGAAACCCCTCAGTGAGCGCGCAGATCGTGTCGGAACAGTAATAACACGCCTACAGGCACAAGCCCGACATTTACCGGGTATCGAGCTTTACCTGCAACCCGTACAAGATTTGACGATTGACACTCAGGTTAGCCGCACACCTTATCAATTCACTCTTCAGGCCAGTTCACTCACCACACTCAGTGAGTGGGTACCTAAATTGATCAGCAAGTTACACACTTTGCCTGAACTGCACAGTGTCAGTGCTGACTGGCAGGACAAAGGGCTCGAGGCCTTTGTCCGCGTTGATCGTGACTCCGCCAGTCGTCTTGGCCTGAGCATGGCAGATATTGATAATGCATTGTATAACGCGTTCGGACAGCGTCTGATTTCAACTATTTATACCCAGGCTAATCAATACCGTGTAGTACTTGAACAGGATACGACCCACAGTCCTGGATTACAGGCACTGGATGATATTCGTATCACCAGCAGCAGCGGTGCAATGGTGCCATTGAATGCTGTGGCACAACTGGAGCAGCGTTTTGCTCCCTTGAGTATCAACCATCTCGACCAGTTCCCATCGACGACTATCGCCTTTGATGTCACCTCGGGTTACTCGCTGGAACAAGCGGTTAATGCCATCACTCAGGCTGAACGCGGCATGGATTTACCCGAGGATGTTGTCACCCAGTTTCAGGGGAGCACGCTGGCTTTTCAGTCAGCACTTTCCGTTACTGTCTGGCTGATTATTGCTGCTGTGGTCGCGATGTATATTGTGCTGGGGGTGTTATACGAAAGTTTTATTCATCCTGTAACCATCCTCTCAACCCTGCCAAGCGCGGGTGTCGGGGTCTTGCTGGCACTTCAACTGAGTGGAAATGAACTGGATGTAATTGCCATTATTGGCATCATATTGCTCATCGGTATTGTGAAAAAAAATGCCATCATGATGATCGATTTCGCGCTGGCAGCGGAGCGGGAACAGGGCATGTCCCCCCACGATGCTATTTTTCAGGCCTGCCTGTTACGCTTCCGTCCAATTCTGATGACCACACTCGCGGCCTTGTTTGGCGCCTTACCGCTGATGCTCAGCTCGGGCACTGGGGCTGAATTACGCCATCCACTCGGTGTCGCGATGGTGGGAGGTTTGATTGTCAGCCAGGTTCTGACTCTGTTCACCACACCTGTTATCTATCTGTTATTTGACAGGCTGGCACACACGCTGCGACGTGACACAGCTCAGGGAGAAGCCCGGTGAACCTGTTTGCACTGTTTATCTACCGGCCAGTCGCCACATTGCTGTGTACTTTTGCCATATTACTGGCCGGGTTACTGAGTTTTCGGCTGCTCCCTGTCGCCCCTTTGCCACAGGTTGATTTCCCTGTGATTATGGTGTCGGCTTCCCTGCCTGGCGCCTCGCCGGAAACCATGGCCTCGTCGGTAGCCACACCACTTGAACGTGCTCTGGGACGTATTGCCGGGGTGAGTGAAATGACCTCCACCAGCTCACTGGGCACGACACGTATTATTCTGGTGTTTGATTATGACCGGGATATCAATGGTGCTGCCCGGGATGTGCAGGGGGCAATTAATGCCGCGCAAAGTTTGTTGCCCAGTGGCATGCCTTCCCGCCCTACGTACCGCAAAGCTAATCCCTCTGCGGCCCCTATTATGGTAATGACCCTTACCTCTGATACCTGGTCTCAGGGCGCGTTGTATGATTATGCATCAACACAGCTGGCACAGAAACTTTCACAGATTGAAGGTGTGGGTGATGTTTCTGTGGGAGGCAGTTCTCTGCCTGCGGTACGTGTTGATCTCAATCCGCAATCACTCTTCAATCAGGGAGTATCTCTTGATGCAGTGCGGCAAGCAATCAGTAATGCCAATCAGCGACGCCCTCTTGGCAGTGTGGAAGACAGCGCGCAACGCTGGCAGCTGAAAACCAATGATGAGTTGAAAACCGCGGCGGATTACGCCCCCGTGATTGTGCATTACAACCAGGGTGCAGCAGTCCGATTACAGGATGTCGCGACACTCAGTGATTCGGTACAGGATGTGCGCAATGCCGGTATGGCTAATGCCCGTCCGGCGATTTTACTGATGATTCGAAAACTGCCTGAAGCGAATATTATCGATACCGTTAATCGTATCCGTGCGGAAGTCCCGGTTCTCAGTCGAATCATCCCAGCCAGCGTTCAACTCGAAGTCTCCCAGGATCGTTCACCTACCATCCGAGCCTCGCTGGCTGAGGTGGAACAATCGCTGGTGATTGCTGTAGCGCTGGTTATCCTGGTGGTATTTCTGTTTTTGCGTTCTGGTCGAGCCACGCTGATCCCTGCTGTGGCTGTACCGGTGTCGCTGATTGGCACCTTTGCCGCCATGTATTTATGTGGTTTTAGCCTGAATAACCTCTCCCTGATGGCACTCACTATTGCCACGGGCTTTGTGGTCGATGATGCGATTGTGGTGCTGGAAAACATCTCCCGCCATCGTGAGAATGGTCGACCGCCATTGCAGGCGGCATTATCCGGTGTTAAGGAAGTTGGTTTTACTGTTCTCTCAATGAGTGTCTCTCTGGTGGCGGTTTTTCTGCCTTTACTGATGACAGCCGGGCTGATTGGTCGTTTCTTCAAAGAGTTTGCCATTACACTGTCTGTCGCGATTGCTATCTCCATGGTCATTTCGCTGAGTCTGACGCCAATGATGTGCGGACGACTACTTACTAAACCGGCAAAAACGGCGGAAAAAGGTAGCCGTTTAACCTCATTGTTCAGTCAAACAGAGCGTGCGTATGGCAACACTCTTCACTGGGCGCTCAACCATTCCAGGTGGATGTTGATGCTATTTCTCACCACCATTGCCCTAAGCATCTGGCTGTTTACCAGTATCCCCAAGACGTTTATGCCTGAGCAGGATACAGGGCGTATTATGGGTGCAATTCAGGCTGATCAAAGTATCTCTTTCCAGGCGATGCGCGGAAAACTGGAAGATTTTATGAAGATTGTGCGGGAAGACCCGGCGGTCGATAACGTGGTCGGTTTTAACGGTGGTTCGAGCACCAACAGTGGCATGATGTTTATCGCTTTGAAATCACTGAGTGAGCGCAGTGATAATGCTCAACAGGTGATTGCTCGTCTGCGCGTTAAACTCGCCAAAGAACCCGGAGCTAATCTCTTTCTGATGGCCGTGCAGGATCTGCGTGTCGGAGGACGGCAATCCAACGCCAGCTATCAGTACACTCTGCTATCCGATGATTTGAGTGAACTTCGCCAGTGGGAGCCGCGTATCCGTAAAGCCTTCTCTGCTCTGCCGGAGCTTGCCGATGTGAACTCTGATCAACAGGATAAGGGTTCTGAAATGGCGTTAATTTATGATCGGGAAAGCATGGCGCGGCTGGGTATCGATGTCAGTGAAACTAACAGTCTGCTGAATAATGCCTTCGGTCAACGACAGATTTCCACAATCTATCAACCGATGAACCAGTACAAAGTCGTCATGGAAGTTGACCCGAAATTTGCTCAGGACATTACCGCTCTCAACCTGATGTATGTCATCAACAAAGAGGGAAAAGCCATCCCTCTCTCCTATTTTGCCAGGTGGCAACTGGAAAATGCCCCTTTATCTGTTAATCATCAGGGATTGTCAGCAGCTTCAACACTCTCATTTAACCTGCCAGAAGGGGTTTCGCTCTCTCAGGCATCCGATGCCATTGAGCGCACCATCACCGCGCTGGGAGTGCCCTCCTCTGTGCGGGGAAGTTTTGCCGGTACAGCACAAATGTTTCAGCAAAGCCAGAACAGTCAGCTGATGTTGATCATCGCGGCGATTTTGACTGTCTATATTGTATTGGGCATGCTTTATGAAAGTTATGTTCATCCTTTAACCATTCTATCCACGCTACCCTCTGCAGGGCTGGGTGCGCTGCTGGCTCTGCAACTGTTCAATGCCCCTTTCAGCCTGATTGCACTTATCGGTATTTTACTGCTGATCGGCATTGTGAAGAAGAATGCTATCATGATGGTCGATTTCGCTTTAGCTGCTCAACGACGGCAACAGATAAGCGCACGTGAGGCCATTCATCAAGCCTGTATGCTCCGTTTTCGTCCAATAATGATGACAACACTGGCTGCAATGTTTGGTGCTCTACCGCTGGTGTTAGGTTCCGGCGACGGCGCTGAACTGCGTCAGCCACTGGGGATCACTATTGTCGGTGGCTTGATCATGAGCCAGTTACTGACGCTTTATACAACTCCGGTTATCTATACGTATATGGATAAACTCAGCCGCAGGAAGGAGAAGTAATGTTCGCCAGATTGCGTATCGGGCTGACCGCGAAACTGTTTGCGGCGATTTTTTTCACTTGTATGCTGGTGTTGATTACCATGCACTGGGGCGTGAGAGTGAGCTTCGAGCGTGGTTTTGTTGATTACATCAGAAAAGGGAATGAACAGCGGCTGGTAATGCTGAGTAATGCACTCGCGGATCAGTACGAACAGCATGGCAACTGGCTATTTTTACGGCGCAATAATAAAGTGGTTTTTCAGATTCTGCGCACCTTGGATCAAAGCCCTGAACTCACCTCAACATTGCCGCCCCATGGCTGGCGCACCCCTTTCTGGATAACAGATAATCAGAATCACATTCTCGACGGTCCGCGGGAACCTATCCCTGCGGAAGGGAAACGGCATCCGGTGACCATCAGCGATCAGACGGTGGTCGGATGGGTGATTACCTCGCCGCCTGAACGCCTGACACGCAGAGCCGACATTAACTTTGACCGTCAACAGCGACAAACCAGCTGGATCATAGTTGCCCTGACGATGCTAATGGCCGCATTTGTCACCTGGATCTTATCCCGTGGCATGCTGGCGCCAGTGCGTCGTCTGGTGAAAGCAACTCATCAACTGGCCGCAGGTGATTTCACCAGCCGGGTCCATACCACGCCCTCTGATGAACTGGGGAGACTGGGTCAGGACTTTAACCGTCTGGCCAGTACGCTGGAGAAGAATGAGCAAATGCGCCGCGCATTTATGGCTGATATTTCTCATGAATTACGTACACCGCTGGCTATTTTACGTGGTGAACTGGAAGCGATTCAGGATGGAGTTCGTCAGCTCACCCCGGGAACAGTAAGTTCCCTGCTAGGAGAAGTGACGATTCTCACCAAACTGGTCGACGACGTGCACCAGCTGTCACTCTCAGATCGAGGCGCATTGACCTACCGCAAAAGCGAGGTGAATTTGGTCTCTCTGCTTGAACTGGTTGCCAACCAGTTCAGTGGCCGGTTTCATGATAACGGACTGCACATAACGCTTGATCTACCCAGGCGTGTCGTGTTTTTAGGCGATCCTGACAGGCTGTTACAGCTGTTTACCAATCTGTTGGAAAATAGCCTGCGCTACACCGACCCGGGGGGAGCTTTACATATCCAACTCACCACCCGACATAACAGCATCGTTATCGTCTTTGAAGATTCAGCGCCCGGGATCACTGACGAGCAATGCGAGCATATTTTTGACCGTTTTTATCGCGCTGAGTCGTCGCGTAATCGCGCCAGTGGCGGTTCGGGCTTAGGTCTGTCTATCTGCCAGAATATTGTTGAAGCGCATGATGGCAACATCTCTGCCACACATGCCGCTGCCGGCGGATTGAAAATTACGATACACTTCGGTGAATGGTGACAATGTAAATGGAGAAACACGGTATGAACGTGCCATCAGAGGCTCCTCTGATTTTAGTTGTTGAGGATGAACCCAAACTGGGGCAACTTCTGGTTGATTATCTTCAGGCCGCAAACTTTCGCACCCATCATCTTCTGCGCGGTGACGAAGTGGTATATTGGGTGAGACACTCTGCGCCTGACCTTATCCTGCTCGATCTGATGCTACCAGGTATTGATGGGCTGCGTGTCTGCCAGGAAGTGCGACGATTCTCCGAGTTACCCATTATCATGGTTACCGCTAAAACTGAGGAAATTGACCGGTTACTCGGGCTGGAGATCGGCGCAGATGATTACATCTGTAAACCATTTAGTCCGCGAGAAGTCGTTGCTCGTGTCAAAACCGTGTTAAAGCGTTGTTTACGTCCGCCCACATCAGCAGAACCCCGGTCACGTTTGGTGATTGATGAGGGTCGTTTCGTCGCCCGCTGGGACGGTGAAACGCTCGAATTAACGCCGGCAGAGTTCCGTTTGCTCAAGACCCTGGCCCAGGAGTCGGGTAAAGTGTTCAGCCGCGAACAACTACTCAATCATCTTTATGACGATTATCGCGTTGTCACTGATCGCACCATCGACAGCCATATTAAAAATCTGCGGCGCAAACTGGAAGCACTCGATCCCGAACAGGCTTTTATCCGTGCCGTCTATGGCATGGGGTACCGCTGGGAAGCTGATGTAAGCATTATGATCTGAG is a window from the Erwinia sp. genome containing:
- the mdtB gene encoding Multidrug resistance protein MdtB (ID:JIFNMEKO_01773;~source:Prodigal:2.6); amino-acid sequence: MELTPSENRGGPSRLFILRPVATTLLMVAILLAGILGYRALPVSALPEVDYPTIQVVTLYPGASPDITTSSITAPLEKQFGQMSGLKQMASQSSGGASVITLQFQLSLPHDVAEQEVQAAINAASNLLPSDLPNPPVYSKVNPADPPVLTLAVTASSLPMTQVEDMVETRIAQKISQVSGVGLVTLSGGNRPAVRVQFNAQAIASRGLDSETIRSAITSANVNSAKGSIDGPERSITLAANDQMKSAEDYRRLIVAYQNGAPVRLGDVATVVQAAENSRLGAWANQKPAIILNVQRQPGANIITTADSVRQMLPTLTASLPRSVDVQILSDRTTNIRASVADVQLELALALALVVMIIYLFLRNVPATIIPAVAVPLSLIGTFAAIYFLGFSINNLTLMALTIATGFVVDDAIVVIENISRYIEKGEKPLQAALKGAGEIGFTIISLTFSLIAVLIPLLFMGDIVGRLFREFAVTLAIAILISAVVSLTLTPMMCARMLSVESLRRQNRFSRASEAFFEAIISRYGQLLKRELRHPWATLSVAVGTMMLTVLLWIIIPKGFFPVQDNGIIQGTLQAPQSVSWAAMAERQQQVSAFIMADPAVESVTTFVGDDGVNPALNSSKLQINLKPLSERADRVGTVITRLQAQARHLPGIELYLQPVQDLTIDTQVSRTPYQFTLQASSLTTLSEWVPKLISKLHTLPELHSVSADWQDKGLEAFVRVDRDSASRLGLSMADIDNALYNAFGQRLISTIYTQANQYRVVLEQDTTHSPGLQALDDIRITSSSGAMVPLNAVAQLEQRFAPLSINHLDQFPSTTIAFDVTSGYSLEQAVNAITQAERGMDLPEDVVTQFQGSTLAFQSALSVTVWLIIAAVVAMYIVLGVLYESFIHPVTILSTLPSAGVGVLLALQLSGNELDVIAIIGIILLIGIVKKNAIMMIDFALAAEREQGMSPHDAIFQACLLRFRPILMTTLAALFGALPLMLSSGTGAELRHPLGVAMVGGLIVSQVLTLFTTPVIYLLFDRLAHTLRRDTAQGEAR
- the baeS gene encoding Signal transduction histidine-protein kinase BaeS (ID:JIFNMEKO_01775;~source:Prodigal:2.6), producing the protein MFARLRIGLTAKLFAAIFFTCMLVLITMHWGVRVSFERGFVDYIRKGNEQRLVMLSNALADQYEQHGNWLFLRRNNKVVFQILRTLDQSPELTSTLPPHGWRTPFWITDNQNHILDGPREPIPAEGKRHPVTISDQTVVGWVITSPPERLTRRADINFDRQQRQTSWIIVALTMLMAAFVTWILSRGMLAPVRRLVKATHQLAAGDFTSRVHTTPSDELGRLGQDFNRLASTLEKNEQMRRAFMADISHELRTPLAILRGELEAIQDGVRQLTPGTVSSLLGEVTILTKLVDDVHQLSLSDRGALTYRKSEVNLVSLLELVANQFSGRFHDNGLHITLDLPRRVVFLGDPDRLLQLFTNLLENSLRYTDPGGALHIQLTTRHNSIVIVFEDSAPGITDEQCEHIFDRFYRAESSRNRASGGSGLGLSICQNIVEAHDGNISATHAAAGGLKITIHFGEW
- the mdtC gene encoding Multidrug resistance protein MdtC (ID:JIFNMEKO_01774;~source:Prodigal:2.6), producing MNLFALFIYRPVATLLCTFAILLAGLLSFRLLPVAPLPQVDFPVIMVSASLPGASPETMASSVATPLERALGRIAGVSEMTSTSSLGTTRIILVFDYDRDINGAARDVQGAINAAQSLLPSGMPSRPTYRKANPSAAPIMVMTLTSDTWSQGALYDYASTQLAQKLSQIEGVGDVSVGGSSLPAVRVDLNPQSLFNQGVSLDAVRQAISNANQRRPLGSVEDSAQRWQLKTNDELKTAADYAPVIVHYNQGAAVRLQDVATLSDSVQDVRNAGMANARPAILLMIRKLPEANIIDTVNRIRAEVPVLSRIIPASVQLEVSQDRSPTIRASLAEVEQSLVIAVALVILVVFLFLRSGRATLIPAVAVPVSLIGTFAAMYLCGFSLNNLSLMALTIATGFVVDDAIVVLENISRHRENGRPPLQAALSGVKEVGFTVLSMSVSLVAVFLPLLMTAGLIGRFFKEFAITLSVAIAISMVISLSLTPMMCGRLLTKPAKTAEKGSRLTSLFSQTERAYGNTLHWALNHSRWMLMLFLTTIALSIWLFTSIPKTFMPEQDTGRIMGAIQADQSISFQAMRGKLEDFMKIVREDPAVDNVVGFNGGSSTNSGMMFIALKSLSERSDNAQQVIARLRVKLAKEPGANLFLMAVQDLRVGGRQSNASYQYTLLSDDLSELRQWEPRIRKAFSALPELADVNSDQQDKGSEMALIYDRESMARLGIDVSETNSLLNNAFGQRQISTIYQPMNQYKVVMEVDPKFAQDITALNLMYVINKEGKAIPLSYFARWQLENAPLSVNHQGLSAASTLSFNLPEGVSLSQASDAIERTITALGVPSSVRGSFAGTAQMFQQSQNSQLMLIIAAILTVYIVLGMLYESYVHPLTILSTLPSAGLGALLALQLFNAPFSLIALIGILLLIGIVKKNAIMMVDFALAAQRRQQISAREAIHQACMLRFRPIMMTTLAAMFGALPLVLGSGDGAELRQPLGITIVGGLIMSQLLTLYTTPVIYTYMDKLSRRKEK
- the mdtA gene encoding Multidrug resistance protein MdtA (ID:JIFNMEKO_01772;~source:Prodigal:2.6) produces the protein MNARSRFSKSLLVLVAAGCAAGGWFAWQTRHSVATNDTNATSQQLPGPHGGRRGGSGMLSPVQVAQVDTRDVPQYLNGLGTITAANTVTVRSRIDGQLMAIHFTEGQQVSAGDLLAEIDPRPYQVAVQQAEGQLAKDRATLANARRDLARYSQLEKNKLVSQQEMDTQRALVSETEGTLKVDEANVASAQLNLTYTRVTAPIAGRIGLKQVDVGNYITSSDTTGLLVITQTHPVDLLFTLPENNIATLQTARKSNDTLTVEAWNRDNSALLASGSLISIDNQIDTTTGTIKVKARFDNQDDSLFPNQFVNARLKVNTLNNARVIPVSALQMDSDGHFVWAVNDENKVSKKRVTAGIQYQREVVITAGVDVGTKVVTDGIDRLTEGAKVEIIVPQATPDVTPTIKATGAKR
- the baeR gene encoding Transcriptional regulatory protein BaeR (ID:JIFNMEKO_01776;~source:Prodigal:2.6), which produces MNVPSEAPLILVVEDEPKLGQLLVDYLQAANFRTHHLLRGDEVVYWVRHSAPDLILLDLMLPGIDGLRVCQEVRRFSELPIIMVTAKTEEIDRLLGLEIGADDYICKPFSPREVVARVKTVLKRCLRPPTSAEPRSRLVIDEGRFVARWDGETLELTPAEFRLLKTLAQESGKVFSREQLLNHLYDDYRVVTDRTIDSHIKNLRRKLEALDPEQAFIRAVYGMGYRWEADVSIMI